The genomic DNA GCTACCGCAGAACGTTTGCCTGTAGTTATTGTCTGTGCCTCTGGCGGTGCGAGAATGCAGGAAGGTATGTTGAGTTTAATGCAAATGGCAAAAATTTCGGGGGCTTTACAACGCCATCGCGAAGCACATTTGCTTTATATTCCAATTTTGACTCATCCTACTACGGGAGGAGTAACTGCCAGCTTTGCCATGTTAGGAGATATTATTATCGCCGAACCCAAAGCAACTATAGGATTTGCAGGACGCAGGGTTATCGAACAAACCCTCAAAGAAAAGCTACCCGAGGGTTTTCAAACTTCTGAATATCTTCTGCAACATGGCTTTGTCGATACAATCGTACCTCGTACTCAACTTAAGAAAACTCTGGCACAGCTGGTCGGATTACATCAATCTTTTTATCCTTTAATGTCTCCAGTAAACTATCAAAATGGCGTTGCACCAACCAAGACTGAAGTTTAAAATTACCAAATTAAAGCTAAAAGCCAATCGCTTGAGTTGTTTAAATTTCATCCCGATGCAGGAGTTTCAACGCTCGTTCATCATTAGTTTGTTAATGGCAATTTTGACTCTCAATTGTCTGGGGGAAAGAGCCATTGCCAAACCTGCTACTGTGTTGAGTAAAACTGAAATCTCTCAAAAACTCCAGCAGTTTCCTGGTTGGACTCAAAAAAACAACAAAATAGTCAAAA from Myxosarcina sp. GI1 includes the following:
- the accD gene encoding acetyl-CoA carboxylase, carboxyltransferase subunit beta; translated protein: MSLIDWFANLRKTETPTQKRQEREIADGLWMKCDECSAVAYAKDLQVNQLVCLECGHHHRVDANERIKQLIDPETWDFLGEEILPNDPLKFRDRKEYQTRLQDYQSKTGLNDAVLTGTGSIDGLPVALGVMDFRFMGGSMGSVVGEKLCRLIEHATAERLPVVIVCASGGARMQEGMLSLMQMAKISGALQRHREAHLLYIPILTHPTTGGVTASFAMLGDIIIAEPKATIGFAGRRVIEQTLKEKLPEGFQTSEYLLQHGFVDTIVPRTQLKKTLAQLVGLHQSFYPLMSPVNYQNGVAPTKTEV